Proteins from a genomic interval of Oncorhynchus clarkii lewisi isolate Uvic-CL-2024 chromosome 13, UVic_Ocla_1.0, whole genome shotgun sequence:
- the LOC139364513 gene encoding merozoite surface protein 9-like yields the protein MSSLSNSPPDKDEVVGWTERETLVKEEEEDVTVQKQVEGEAVTVKEEEKDISVKEEEYSFRVKEEEEVTVKEEEEDAVFGVKEGNMTVTLKEEKEEEEEVGDLFNTRCRWAEPGG from the coding sequence ATGAGTTCACTAAGCAACTCTCCTCCTGATAAAGATGAGGTCGTCGGCTGGACGGAGAGAGAAACTCtcgtgaaagaggaagaggaggatgtcacagtacaaaaacaagtagagggtgaggctgttacggtgaaagaagaagagaaagacatttcagtgaaagaagaggaatactcgttcagagtgaaagaggaggaggaagttacagtaaaagaagaggaggaagatgcaGTTTTTGGAGTGAAGGAGGGGAACATGACTGTCACattgaaagaggagaaggaggaggaagaggaggttggAGATCTGTTTAACACCA